The Leifsonia xyli genomic sequence CGATGTTGTCGGCCAGCAGGCTCTGGAAGCCCAGCAGGTAGTGGGAGACCCACACGCAGAGCAGGGGGATGGCCATCCCGGCCAGGCTCACGATGAAGAACTCGATGCCCTCGCGGGTCGCGTCGGAGTTGCGGTTGCCCGCGAACGCCCAGTAGCGGTTGCCGAGCCAGTTGGCGGCGATGGCGACGAGGGTGGCGATGGCGGTCGCGTACAGCGTCTTGTGCGGCACGTTGACCAGCACGAAGAGCATGAGGACGTTGAAGACGACCAGATTGACGACGAAGCCGACAGCACCGACGGCGCCGAACTTGATCAGCTGCGGCAGCAGTCGCGCCTTGTGCGCTGAGGTGCGGGTCTCGGTCGTCATGCCCCTGCCTGAGATGCGGGAAGATGGTCAGTGCGTTCTTCACGGTACGCGGACGAGGTTTCGCGTTCCTGTGAATCACCCCAACCGGCATGAAAAGTATCAGAGAGGCGGGCAGTCCATGGCTAGTCAGATCGTCGGAGTGATCGGCGGAGGCCAGTTGGCCCGGATGATGATCCCTCCCGCGATCGAGCTGGGCATCGAGATCCGGGTGCTCGAGGAGGCCGAGGGGATGAGCGCCGATATCGCCGCCACCGGCGTGGGCGACTACCGCGACCTCGACACCGTGCTCGCCTTCGCTGAGACCGTCGACGTCGTCACGTTCGATCACGAGCACGTCCCGCAGCCGATCCTGAACGAGCTGATCGCGCGGGGCGTCCCGGTGCACCCCGGACCGGATGCCCTCCTCTACGCGCAGGACAAGCTGCAGATGCGGGCCAAGCTGAGCGAGTTGGGGCTGCCGGTCCCGGACTGGGCGGCCGTCGAATCGGCCGACGAGCTGGGGGCGTTCCTGGCGGACCACGGCGGTCGCGCGGTCGTGAAGACGGCGCGCGGCGGCTACGACGGCAAGGGCGTCCGGGTGGTGTCCGAGGCCATCGGCGCCGACGACTGGTTCGCCGCGCTCGCCGAGGACGGCCGCGGCGGCGCGCTCCTGGTGGAGGAGCTGGTGCCCTTCCGCCGCGAGCTCGCGCAGCTCGTCGCACGGCGGCCCTCCGGCGAGATCGCCGCGTGGCCGGTCGTCGAGACGGTCCAGCGCGACGGCGTCTGCGCCGAGGTGCTCGCGCCGGCCCCGGGATCGGCGGGCCGGGTGGCCGAGGTCGCCGCCGACATCGCGCACCGCGTCGCGGAGGGTCTCGGCGTGACGGGAGTCCTCGCCGTGGAGCTGTTCGAGACGACCGACGGCCGGGTCCTCGTCAACGAGCTCGCGATGCGCCCGCACAACAGCGGCCACTGGTCCATCGAAGGCGCCGTCACCAGCCAGTTCGAGCAGCACCTGCGTGCGGTGCTCGACCTGCCGCTCGGCTCCACGGAGCCGCGTGCCGACTGGTCGGTCATGGTCAACATCCTGGGCGGCCCGGCCGAGGGCACGCTGCAGGACCGCTACCCGGCCGCGCTCGCCGCGCATCCCGAGGCCAAGTTCCACGGCTACGGAAAGGCGCCGCGCCCCGGACGCAAGGTCGGGCACGTGAC encodes the following:
- a CDS encoding 5-(carboxyamino)imidazole ribonucleotide synthase, producing the protein MASQIVGVIGGGQLARMMIPPAIELGIEIRVLEEAEGMSADIAATGVGDYRDLDTVLAFAETVDVVTFDHEHVPQPILNELIARGVPVHPGPDALLYAQDKLQMRAKLSELGLPVPDWAAVESADELGAFLADHGGRAVVKTARGGYDGKGVRVVSEAIGADDWFAALAEDGRGGALLVEELVPFRRELAQLVARRPSGEIAAWPVVETVQRDGVCAEVLAPAPGSAGRVAEVAADIAHRVAEGLGVTGVLAVELFETTDGRVLVNELAMRPHNSGHWSIEGAVTSQFEQHLRAVLDLPLGSTEPRADWSVMVNILGGPAEGTLQDRYPAALAAHPEAKFHGYGKAPRPGRKVGHVTVGGEDLDDVVYRARAAAAFFEG